CTTAAGCTCTTCATAGAAGCCTCTTGCGGTTTCATCGGATATGACCGGCTCTTCTCTACCCTTGGCATCGGAGACCACCAGATCAACGCTGTGGATCAGCGACCTGACATCTCGTAGAATGGCCTGTGGGTCATTGCCGCTGATCACTGCTCGGAAGAGATCCATGAACCCATCTGGTACGACGGAGAATCGCCGCAGTTCATCTTCTGCCCTAGCTGCCCCTTTCTTCGTGTAGGTGGAATTGGCATACGCCAGCGCAGCTAGGATCTCCTCGAGGATGTCGGAGCTAGCCAACCTAACTCGCTCGAGATCGCTGCTATACAGGCAAGCATCGAAGAAGAGAGCCTTTGCCTCGCCGAGGATCCGCTCTGCTTTTCCCAGCAACAGTGGCCTTTTCTCCGGCGTCATCAGCTCTTCAATTCGTCTCTTCAGCGAATTGAACCTCTCCAGATTCTGATCATCCCCGTAGTAGACAACGCGAGCGTCAGCAACGATTGATACGAGACACTCATCGAAGTTGGCTATGCGCTCGGCGCGCTCCCAGGATATTGGCCACAGATCGTATCCAATGCCGTTAATGATGAACTGATGGCTCATCTGATAGCCTCGCGGGGTGTTGGGGATGAAGTAGAAATCTGTGTCCGACACCGGGGTTGGGGTGCCGACGACGTGTGACCCGTAGCAGGCCACAATCGCTGTGTCCTAGGAGAACACGGTCTCCACCCTGTCAAGCAGACTATCGACGATTTGCCGCTTGTCCTGTGGCAGGTCGATGCTGAGTCTCATCTTCTCCTCTACTCCTCAAGTCTAGCGACTGAGATCAGCTGTGCTCGAGCCGATCAGTCCAGCATTACTTTGTTGGCATTCGCAAAGGGCCTTAGCTCATCAGCTCTTCTCTTGATTTCGAGTCCATCTTCTCGATGGCGTATCTCAGCGATACTCTGGGCATGACCTGCTTCCGCTCCATGACGAAATCGTATACCAGCTTCGGATCCTTGTTGGAGATCTCCTTCAGCATCCAGCCATACCCTTTCCGCACCAAGTCATGCTCATCCAATAGCAGTCTGTCTGCGATTTCTAGCCCTTGCTTGAACAGCCTCCCTCGTCGGATCGAGTATATCAGGACGACGGCAGCCGCTCTTCTGACCCAGCAGTTATCGGACACGGTCCATCGGCGTATGCTGTCTATGCTGCTAGGATACTGAAACACGTAGAGACCCAAAGCGTGAGTGCACAGGTCGTCACAGCTTTCCCATCCAGACACATGGTCGTTTAGCCATCTGTAGAAGACCTGGTAGTCATCTTCGTCATAGCGCTTGATCCTGAAGGCGAACTCGAAAGCTATTGTTCTCTTCTCCCACTCATCGCACTTCAATGACTCATCGCAAATCTGCAGTATCGTCTGCTTGTCGCGACGTCTGACTCTCTGGTAGTGTCTCTTGCAGATGTCTCTGACAACCGAGGTCGGAATCCCACGATTTCCGCGCTTCTCTCTTTCCAACAGGATGTCGCGGCCTATGCTCTCCCTTATCTCTAGCACGTCGTTCATTGTCATCCTCCCATGTGACTCGCGCAACACCGTTAGCCTGGCTGTGAGCGAGCATTGCTTCAGTGCTCCTACCATATCCC
This genomic interval from Bacillota bacterium contains the following:
- a CDS encoding DNA alkylation repair protein; translation: MNDVLEIRESIGRDILLEREKRGNRGIPTSVVRDICKRHYQRVRRRDKQTILQICDESLKCDEWEKRTIAFEFAFRIKRYDEDDYQVFYRWLNDHVSGWESCDDLCTHALGLYVFQYPSSIDSIRRWTVSDNCWVRRAAAVVLIYSIRRGRLFKQGLEIADRLLLDEHDLVRKGYGWMLKEISNKDPKLVYDFVMERKQVMPRVSLRYAIEKMDSKSREELMS